In Erigeron canadensis isolate Cc75 chromosome 1, C_canadensis_v1, whole genome shotgun sequence, a single window of DNA contains:
- the LOC122611000 gene encoding protein HGH1 homolog — protein sequence MANEMEELIGFLSTPSPQVKKAAVDIVCGLTGSEDGLQSLSSYSETLLPSLSRLLAETKEVSEPAAEALVNLSQNSDLAAKMLQMDIIKVPMNMLYKQGCEITGPLVMLLLNLTQLDAGVESLLQVGDNKVQGTYVMKLVRSFCTSSNENKDDPFGYVGSILVNVSKNKAGRLLILDPKRGLLKQIVRQFDSTSLLRKKGVAGTIRNCCFEADNQLQNLLLISEFLWPALLLPVAGNKVYNDQDISKMPLELGSALSIEREPVNDPEIRVQALEAIYLIVLQGAGRRAFWSVNGPRILQIGYEEEEDPKVMAAYEQIGSLLVEGNSTEEGST from the exons ATGGCGAATGAAATGGAAGAACTAATCGGTTTCCTCTCAACTCCTTCTCCACAA GTGAAGAAGGCAGCTGTAGATATCGTTTGCGGGTTAACCGGCTCCGAGGACGGCTTACAATCGCTTTCTAGCTACTCAGAAACATTGCTTCCGTCTTTGTCTCGTCTGTTAGCCGAAACGAAG GAGGTCAGTGAACCAGCAGCAGAAGCTTTAGTGAATCTGTCCCAAAACTCTGATTTGGCAGCGAAGATGCTTCAAATGGATATAATTAAAGTACCGATGAACATGTTATACAAACAAGGTTGCGAAATTACAGGACCGCTGGTCATGCTCCTTCTTAATCTTACACAACTGGATGCTGGTGTTGAATCATTGCTTCAG GTGGGAGACAATAAGGTGCAGGGGACATATGTCATGAAACTTGTGAGATCATTCTGTACTTCTTCCAATGAGAACAAAG ATGATCCATTTGGATATGTTGGTTCCATACTTGTAAATGTTTCAAAAAACAAAGCAGGGAGATTACTGATCTTAGATCCTAAACGTGGGCTATTGAAACAAATCGTTAGGCAATTTGACTCCACAAGCTTACTACGGAAGAAAGGG GTAGCTGGCACTATTCGGAACTGCTGTTTTGAAGCTGACAATCAACTACAGAATTTGCTTTTGATATCGGAGTTCCTTTGGCCAGCTCTACTTCTACCTGTTGCTGGAAACAAG GTGTACAATGACCAGGATATTTCCAAAATGCCTCTTGAATTAGGAAGTGCACTCTCAATTGAGCGTGAACCAGTTAATGACCCTGAAATCCGCGTCCAAGCATTAGAGGCTATTTACTTGATTGTTCTGCAG GGCGCAGGTCGAAGGGCATTTTGGTCGGTAAATGGACCACGGATACTCCAAATCGGGTATGAGGAGGAAGAAGATCCAAAAGTAATGGCCGCATATGAGCAAATTGGATCCCTG